The following nucleotide sequence is from Bacteroidota bacterium.
GCGAATGATTGCTGCTTCAGAGTGGAAATCCATGGTGCCCATCGTAAAGAAGTATTTGGCGCCCTGCCCGAAATTGTGGATGCCTTTAAACGAGAGGTTCCGGTTTTTGGTAAAGAAATTTTTAATGACCACACTTATGGCTGGAAGCGAAACCGGGATTAAGAAAAAAGAGCTCATCGATAGCTTTGGAAGGGCACACAGCTACCTGCGTCTATCCATCACCGATGACTGCAATTTTTCTTGCAGCTATTGTAAACCAGAAAATAAAACCTGCGAAAATAAAAGAGGGTTAATGTTGCCCGAAGAGATTATTCAGCTGGCAAAGGAATTTATTCTGTTGGGTATAAAGAAAATCCGCTTCACAGGTGGCGAGCCACTTGTATATCCTCAATTCGAATACCTTATAAAAGCGCTAAAAGATTGTGGGGCAGAACTAGCCCTCACAACCAATGGATACCTGCTCGACCGACATTTTAGTACTCTTCAGGCTGCAGGTGTGAAAAAAATCAACATCAGCCTCGACAGCCTTAAACCCGATCGCTTTAAAAACATTACAGGACGAAATGCCTTCGAAAGGGTGTATGCCAACCTTTTACTTGCCATAAAACTTCGATTCGATGTAAAAGTAAATGCAGTTATCATTCGAGGGGTCAACGATGATGAGCTTATTGATTTTGCCCGTTTA
It contains:
- the moaA gene encoding GTP 3',8-cyclase MoaA, producing MAGSETGIKKKELIDSFGRAHSYLRLSITDDCNFSCSYCKPENKTCENKRGLMLPEEIIQLAKEFILLGIKKIRFTGGEPLVYPQFEYLIKALKDCGAELALTTNGYLLDRHFSTLQAAGVKKINISLDSLKPDRFKNITGRNAFERVYANLLLAIKLRFDVKVNAVIIRGVNDDELIDFARLAMKYPIAVRFIEFMPFRDNNWSFGKTLTQEKILKVLLSEFTLQEEETPVGQTSVYYKVEGAKGKIGMIGTLSHPFCENCNRIRIMADGKIKNCLFGTEEYDLIGPYRQGQDLQTIIHKALCQKELEHGGQHLMAYQANSKKDNRNMFAIGG